Proteins encoded in a region of the Raphanus sativus cultivar WK10039 unplaced genomic scaffold, ASM80110v3 Scaffold0887, whole genome shotgun sequence genome:
- the LOC130503257 gene encoding probable calcium-binding protein CML48 gives KKLVLNQEPSLYYCLIFLLLLCAGPKEYAELWNCLAQWRAMFDRYDRDRSGKMNALELRDAFYHLGYMLPTSVLQLIILSQFDDATGNTVDLCFDRFLECGMIVKSLTEKFKEKDPGYTGYATLSYDTFMSMVIPFIASYD, from the exons aaaaaactggtttTAAATCAAGAACCGAGCTTATATTATTGTCTgatctttcttcttctactttGTGCAGGTCCTAAGGAGTATGCTGAGTTGTGGAATTGCCTTGCTCAATGGCGT GCCATGTTTGACAGGTACGATAGAGATAGGAGTGGAAAGATGAATGCTTTAGAGCTCAGAGACGCTTTCTATCATCTCGGTTACATGCTTCCAACCTCTGTTCTCCAGCTTATTATCTTATCTCAGTTTGACGATGCCACTGGCAACACTGTCGATCTCTGTTTTGACAGATTCCTCGA ATGTGGGATGATTGTGAAG AGTTTGACTGAGAAGTTCAAAGAGAAGGACCCCGGTTACACAGGCTACGCAACGCTCTCTTACGATACTTTCATGTCGATGGTCATTCCGTTCATCGCCTCATATGACTAA
- the LOC130503258 gene encoding uncharacterized protein LOC130503258, which translates to MPNIANLDFEPLSVKGDNYLQWALDIEISLGAKGLEDCIVEGNESSKKDNAKALMMIRHHIEESLKAQYLTVNNPYELWKELKSRYDHQKTVILPEAIYEWTHLRIQDFKSVNEYNSALFRIVSKMRLCGEKINDKQLLEKTYQTMSTSNLLLQQQYR; encoded by the coding sequence ATGCCAAACATTGCAAACTTGGATTTTGAACCCCTAAGTGTAAAGGGTGATAACTACTTGCAGTGGGCTTTAGACATTGAAATCTCTCTCGGAGCCAAAGGCTTAGAGGATTGTATTGTTGAAGGAAATGAATCAAGTAAGAAAGACAATGCTAAAGCCCTCATGATGATTCGCCATCACATTGAGGAGAGCTTGAAAGCTCAATATCTCACAGTGAACAATCCATACGAGTTATGGAAAGAGTTAAAATCGAGATATGATCACCAAAAGACTGTGATTCTTCCGGAAGCCATTTATGAATGGACTCATCTCAGGATTCAAGACTTTAAGTCTGTGAATGAATATAACTCAGCCTTGTTTAGGATAGTCTCAAAGATGAGACTATGTGGCGAGAAAATAAATGATAAGCAACTATTGGAAAAGACTTATCAAACAATGTCAACAAGCAATTTGTTGCTCCAGCAACAATATAGGTGA
- the LOC108816610 gene encoding probable calcium-binding protein CML48, with the protein MAYAPSAPELPESFGQQQLDEEARYTYAYHPYSSSGQPTNQLGSSGMFSPETHPDIARSFESAGGNRSGFLHESELRHALSFSGYEGISNRTIRFLLFIYKSPQESLLRLGPKEYAELWNCLAQWRAMFDRYDRDRSGKMNALELRDAFYHLGYMLPTSVLQLIILSQFDDATGNTVDLCFDRFLECGMIVKSLTEKFKEKDPGYTGYATLSYDTFMSMVIPFIASYD; encoded by the exons ATGGCGTACGCACCGTCAGCACCGGAGCTTCCAGAATCGTTCGGGCAGCAGCAGCTTGACGAAGAAGCTAGATACACTTACGCGTATCATCCATACAGCTCCTCGGGTCAACCAACGAACCAACTCGGATCTTCCGGAATGTTTTCACCGGAAACGCATCCGGACATCGCGAGGAGCTTCGAGTCGGCTGGCGGAAACCGGAGCGGATTCCTCCATGAATCGGAGCTCCGGCATGCGTTGTCCTTTTCTGGCTACGAAGGAATCAGTAACAGAACGATTAGGTTCCTCTTGTTCATCTACAAGAGCCCTCAAGAATCTCTGCTACGACttg GTCCTAAGGAGTATGCTGAGTTGTGGAATTGCCTTGCTCAATGGCGT GCCATGTTTGACAGGTACGATAGAGATAGGAGTGGAAAGATGAATGCTTTAGAGCTCAGAGACGCTTTCTATCATCTCGGTTACATGCTTCCAACCTCTGTTCTCCAGCTTATTATCTTATCTCAGTTTGACGATGCCACTGGCAACACTGTCGATCTCTGTTTTGACAGATTCCTCGA ATGTGGGATGATTGTGAAG AGTTTGACTGAGAAGTTCAAAGAGAAGGACCCCGGTTACACAGGCTACGCAACGCTCTCTTACGATACTTTCATGTCGATGGTCATTCCGTTCATCGCCTCATATGACTAA